ACTACACGATCTCCCGCATGTTCATCGACCTAGCTAAGGAATCGGGACATCCGATAGCTCTGCACAAGGACGTCCCCAATGGGGACGGTGGCGTGTCCATAGGACAGGTTGCGATTGCGACTAAGAGACTGCAATCCTGATCGGCCAGCAATTATTCCGCTGATATCAGAACGGAATAGCATTGAAAGATCGTTGGTGGCTACATCCATCCATATACCTTTATCCCTGGACGACATGTCCAATGCCGATAGGAATGAGCAACACACTTTTCGTTCTCCTCGACGGGGCGGAAGACGATCCGCATCCAGACCTAGGAGGGAAGAAGCCCTACGAGGTGGCTGAGATGCCGTTCCTGAAAAAGAAGGCCTGCCATAGGTACACCACGACCGGAAGGGGATACACGCATCTCTTCCTCAACGAGTTCTTCACCGGACATCCTCCGGAGATGGCTCGCGCCGCGATAGAAGCGATGGGGCTCGGATTGCTGGATGTCAAGGATCCCAAAAGGACCGCCTACAGGCTCAGTCCAGCTGTGATCGACGGTGACACCGTTCACTGGTCCTATCATGCCGATGAGTTCAAACAGGAGCTCATCGCGGCTGTGAACAAGAACCTGCACATCCTGGAAGAGTACAACCCTAGGATCGAGTACTTCATCGGAGGAAGGGCCATCCTGACCATGGACTCCGATTACGTCCCCGAGCTCCCCGGACCTCCGGTGGATGCTCCCTTCGTCCAGCTGCCAGGTAAGTTCGGCGAGTTCATCGAGGGCGTACGCAAGGACATGAACGGGATCACCGATTATCCTTGGGGATGCGGGAAGTTCGGAAGGCAGTACGAGCCCGTCGAGGGACTTAACAACCTGTTCGCTGTTTCCAACAGCCCCACTGCACTGGGCATATGTGCATCAATGGGATTCGATTTCAAACTGATAGAGGAGGTCGAGGACAGATTCCCGGTCGCCAGAGATATGCTGGACAAAGGAAACGTCTTCCTGCACATCGACGAGGTGGATGAGTACAGCCACCAGAAGGATCCCTTCAAGAAAAAGGCCATCCTGGAGGAGACCGACAGGCTGATGGAGAAGTATTTCTCCGATGCGGACAACATAATCTATTTCGTCGACCACGGCACTTCATGTGTAACCGGGGAGCATATCCTGATGAACGTTCCTCTGTGGTCCACCATCGATCTGGGCAAGGGCCCGGACG
The nucleotide sequence above comes from Methanomassiliicoccales archaeon LGM-RCC1. Encoded proteins:
- a CDS encoding phosphoglycerate mutase produces the protein MSNTLFVLLDGAEDDPHPDLGGKKPYEVAEMPFLKKKACHRYTTTGRGYTHLFLNEFFTGHPPEMARAAIEAMGLGLLDVKDPKRTAYRLSPAVIDGDTVHWSYHADEFKQELIAAVNKNLHILEEYNPRIEYFIGGRAILTMDSDYVPELPGPPVDAPFVQLPGKFGEFIEGVRKDMNGITDYPWGCGKFGRQYEPVEGLNNLFAVSNSPTALGICASMGFDFKLIEEVEDRFPVARDMLDKGNVFLHIDEVDEYSHQKDPFKKKAILEETDRLMEKYFSDADNIIYFVDHGTSCVTGEHILMNVPLWSTIDLGKGPDEVLPLNTIVSSLLAKKR